AGTATCCGGAATACCGATGAAAAGATAATGAAAAAATATTTCACAGGGGAGAATAATCTTTTTACGCTTAAGGAACAGGTAAAAAGATACGTAAAGATAGATTTTATGAACCTCATGGAGGAAAGCGCGTACAGGGCATACAGGCAGATGGATTTTATATTCTGCAGAAATGTCCTTATATATTTCGATGAAAAGATGAAGAAAAAGGTTATAGATTCCCTGTATGAATGCCTTAAACCAAAAGGAATTTTAATAATCGGGCACGCTGAGTCCCTTCACAACATATCGAGGGCGTTTAAACCACTGGTATTTCCAGGAACCATTGCATATCAGCGAGGGTAAAGCATGAAAACAGTATTGATTGTCGATGACTCACCAACTATCAGAAAGCTTCTGGCCTATATCCTGAAAAAGAAAAGCTACATCATTGCGGAAGCGGAAGACGGCATGGATGCCATGGAGAAATTGAGTCATGTGCAGGTCGATCTTGTAATCGTCGACCTCAACATGCCCAATATGGACGGCATCGAATTTGTCAAGGGTCTCCGTGATAATTATTATTACATGGATACGCCCGTTATTATGCTTACCACTACGAAAGACGAGAGATTGAGGAAAGATGCCTTTGAAGCGGGTGTGAACATGTTTCTCAATAAGCCTGTTCAGCCGGGGGTATTGCTTTATAAAGTTGAAAGCTTTTTACGGGAGGGTGAGGACAATGAGCGACG
The Syntrophorhabdaceae bacterium genome window above contains:
- a CDS encoding response regulator, which codes for MKTVLIVDDSPTIRKLLAYILKKKSYIIAEAEDGMDAMEKLSHVQVDLVIVDLNMPNMDGIEFVKGLRDNYYYMDTPVIMLTTTKDERLRKDAFEAGVNMFLNKPVQPGVLLYKVESFLREGEDNERRDLEK